Proteins from a genomic interval of Heteronotia binoei isolate CCM8104 ecotype False Entrance Well chromosome 5, APGP_CSIRO_Hbin_v1, whole genome shotgun sequence:
- the LOC132571981 gene encoding E3 ubiquitin-protein ligase TRIM39-like encodes MATTNTAKQFQNELSCSLCYQYFMDPVSIHCGHSFCQFCIIHFWKEQETTDFSCPQCGEKSVTRELRPNKVLEVIIAIAKQMKFEAVESIGREKMCEVHQKLLTLFCKDERKLLCPGCTGSKECATHTLVSAEDAAEYYKQKLQIHLQVLMEERKKALDFQTKEENRNKEFLKKVEGEKQKILSKFEELQRFLKEQKEAILDQLDKLVKKQEKIATRLSSEICVFDTLIHDVEEKCKQPASMFLQDVGETLSRCKIWEFQQPLDVSSELEEKLCAISKNYLIMQMTVKEFKGTGKPRPPFI; translated from the exons ATGGCTACAACTAATACGGCAAAACAATTTCAAAATGAGCTTTCTTGCTCCCTCTGCTACCAATATTTTATGGACCCCGTGTCCATACACTGTGGGCACAGTTTTTGCCAGTTTTGTATCATTCATTTCTGGAAGGAGCAGGAGACGACAGATTTCTCCTGTCCTCAATGCGGAGAGAAATCAGTGACCAGAGAGTTAAGACCAAATAAGGTACTAGAAGTCATCATAGCAATAGCCAAACAGATGAAATTCGAAGCAGTAGAAAGTATTGGCAGGGAGAAAATGTGTGAGGTGCACCAGAAATTGCTGACGCTCTTCTGCAAAGATGAAAGAAAGCTGTTGTGTCCTGGCTGCACTGGATCCAAGGAATGTGCTACTCATACTTTAGTATCTGCAGAGGATGCTGCTGAATATTACAAA CAAAAACTGCAGATCCACTTGCAagtgctgatggaagagagaaaaAAGGCCTTGGATTTTCAAACAAAGGAGGAGAACAGAAACAAGGAGTTTCTG AAAAAAGTAGAAGGGGAAAAGCAAAAGATTTTGTCCAAATTTGAGGAGTTGCAAAGATTTCTGAAAGAACAAAAGGAAGCTATATTGGACCAGTTGGACAAGCTTgtgaagaagcaagaaaaaattgcTACCAGGCTCTCCAGTGAGATCTGTGTTTTTGACACACTCATCCATGATGTGGAAGAGAAATGCAAGCAGCCAGCAAGTATGttcctccag GATGTTGGTGAAACTTTGAGCAG ATGCAAGATATGGGAATTTCAGCAGCCACTGGATGTTTCTTCTGAGCTAGAAGAGAAGCTTTGTGCTATCTCCAAAAACTACCTTATTATGCAGATGACTGTGAAAGAATTCAAAGGTACTGGTAAACCCCGCCCCCCATTTATATAA